The nucleotide sequence GCAAATCTGAATCAACAGCAACTCTGTTGATATGCAACAGCTTGCTAAGGGTTTGAGAAAGATTAGGGTTAACTCAGCACCGCAGCAGCAAAATGCTCACTCTGATTTGGAAACCTGTGCTTGTGAGTCAGTGCAGAATTCAGGTTTTGGAGAAGATTGGTTGTATGGAACATAAGGAATCACCTCACTATGCGAGAGATGGATTGTCCTGATGGGCAATTAAAATCCAAAGGCTGGTCATAGCTGTTCTGCCAGCGGAGGTCTGCAACACACAAACAAAGGCACAATAAAAACTTAATTGATTACCGTAGTAATCAGCACCTCTTTCTCCTTTTTTAAAAGATTTCTGACCACACACATTGCTATTCGATTTAAATATTAAGTCCACATTTTGAGTTACTCTGCTACACATATGCTCAGGCTTTACTCCACAAACTCACATGTAACATAAAGCATACCTTTTCCGTTGACCAACACACCAGCAAGAAGCAGAATAAAGACGTTGGCTCTCGTCATGGCTTTTGAGGGGCCCAAACTAAAATCAGCAAGGTTGGTGCTCCATTTATAGACAGAGGTGATCTTTGTCCTTGCTGGACCTTAGGCCACGTACGTGGGTAATTCCAGTGTTTGAGCAGGTGTATTGTAGTCTAAAAAATATTTCAGTCAATTCACGTTATACTGAACAAACATGCAacctgcaacaatttcaacaactgagttacagttaaggaaatcagtcaattgaaatccattaggccctaatctatggatctcacatgattgggcagggagctcagccaaaACTgatcattttagagtggccttttattgatgAACATTTGATGTCTTAGCTTACAGTCATTCTCATGGTTTACGGGGAAGCAAGTAATCATTTCTTTCCCAGGGGCTCATTGGTTGGCTGTTACAGTAGTTCCACAATTACACAAGACTGACAATATCTTCAAAAATGTTTGTCAAAAAAATCAATTTATAATCAATAAACTACATTCTGTACATTGGATTCGCATTACATCtgtacaacaatacaacaatgcCTTATAATCATCATTGACAGGTATTGAGAGGTATGTGTGTACTCTCAGAGTGATGTCTCTTTGTGGTCCTTGGTCTCTGTTGCTGCAGGCCTGAAGGACAGAATCTCTGTGAATGTGTGACCTGTAGGAGATATCACAAGAAATGACTAATTAGTTActctgtagactctatagatttttcttcctctttctttctcccaagCTGAACATGTTATCACACATCCATCTCCCTCATCATCGCTCTCCTTCTATCATGTGGAATAGCCAAAGGAATGTTTTTCCTTAAGCTCTCTTCCTAGGGAAAGAGACAACTAATCAGTTGCTGAATGCGTTCAACCGAATAGCATCTTctgtatttaacccaacccctcttaaTCAGAGcagtgcagggggctgccttatttaacatccacatcatcagcacccagggagcagttgttgCCTTGCACATGGGCAGAATTGCATAATTTTCAACCTtgccagcttggggatttgaaccaaCGACCTTTCAGGTACCTGCCCAATGGTCTTTACCTCTAGGCTACCAGCAacctcattctccatctctcccctttttactctgcctgtatctccttcttctctctccctccctccctccatccatcctccccagcatatctctctctctctcccatatcttcctcctccctcccccgctctccatctctttcttcaGCTTCCTCCAACCATCTctcacgtttccactgctccaggagCAGGTCTGTGTTGTCCATGGAGTGATCGTAGGGCTGGGCCTCAGTctcctcctctggttctctgaACTCGCTGAAAAAGGGCATGGCCAGCGCCTCCGACGCACTCACCCGCCTCTCAGGGTCCAGCAACAGCATGCGCTCCAGCACACACACCGCTGCCACACAGAGAGGTATACAGTGTCTCTAGCGGTGTTATGGTCAGAAGGACACTCCTGACAATAGTTAGAAACAGTTGCTGTTTTGTAaaccagcaggtatatctctctagtcacccccaaaaccaattctttctttggccgcctctcctttcagttctctgctgccaatgactggaacgaactacaaaaatctctgaaactggaaacacttatctccctcactagctttaagcaccaactgtcagagcatcttacagattactgcacctgtacatagcccacctataatttagcccaaacaactacctctttcccaactgtatttaattaattaatttattttggtcctttgcaccccattatttttatttctactttgcacattcttccattgcaaaactaccattccagtgttttacttgctatattgtatttactttgccaccatggcctttttttgcctttacctcccttctcacctaatttgctcacattgtatatagacttgtttatactgtattattgactgtatgtttgttttactccatgtgtaactccatgtgtcgttgtatctgtcgaattgctttgctttatcttggccaggtcgcaattgtaaatgagaacttgttctcaacttgcctacctggttaaataaaggtgaaataaataaatattgcatacagtccatgcaacttattatgtgacttgttcagcacatttttactcctgaacttatttaggcttgccataacaaaggggttgaatacttattgactcaagacatttcagcttttcattttttatgaatttgcaaaaatgtctaaaaacacaattccagTTGGACACTATGGAGCATTGTGTGCAGGCCCGTGGCACAAATATCAATTTAATccgttttaaattcaggctgaaacacaacacatttTGGGAAAAGTACGTTTTCAGCCACGTACATGGGTAATCTCAGTGTTTGAATAGGTGTGCTGAAAGGGAAAAGTTTAACAAAAATACACTAAATAACAGTATAACCTCTCAGGAATTGCATAACAGGATGGTTTTTGTATGCTAGAAATGTGGCcaaactatttttatttatttacctctGTGTTACAGTGAGAACCATGGGTCAAGTGTAAATGGGTCAGGGGTTACTTGGCTGCTAGTTTGAAAAGAAACAGACACCATTGGGAAGATCTTTGAAAATGAAAAGGTTTAAATAGGTTAACTTCATAATGAATAAACCAAGAAACTACATTATGTACATTATGTACATCACAGTCCCACAAGATCGGTCCAAATATGACAGAGTTAGATGTTTTCCTAACAACCTGAAAGGTTTCAGAGCAATTTAAGCCCATCTGCCCAGatatacatttttacattacCAATCAAACTGGGGGGAAATCACATTATCAGGTCAGTTTAGGACCGTTAGGCAGACTCGAGAGGACACAGCCACTAGGCAGACTAGAACAGCATACACTTTTCTCAATGGGTAGAAGCCCGACAGCAGTATCTCAGTAAATGCCTTAAAGGAGAAGTTTAGTATTTTACACCTTCTTGTTAGATGGATCCTCCCGTGAAGGTTGTCTATGGGCCAGGAgaaactgtaatccatggttAAGATGTTTAAGAATTTAAGAAGCCTAATCATTTAAAGTTACGTCA is from Oncorhynchus gorbuscha isolate QuinsamMale2020 ecotype Even-year linkage group LG14, OgorEven_v1.0, whole genome shotgun sequence and encodes:
- the LOC123995689 gene encoding mitogen-activated protein kinase 12-like — its product is MLLLDPERRVSASEALAMPFFSEFREPEEETEAQPYDHSMDNTDLLLEQWKRHTFTEILSFRPAATETKDHKETSL